A single region of the Drosophila takahashii strain IR98-3 E-12201 chromosome 2R, DtakHiC1v2, whole genome shotgun sequence genome encodes:
- the LOC138912130 gene encoding uncharacterized protein: MLEAKTDKINIHMLVKEDSILKRYSTFSRLIRITAYILRFSINSRHKADRLNDLVIKDAHHATLHGGVQLTLAQTRLRFWIVNGRVATKRMMRGCMQCFRACPTTGKQLMGNLPTHRINPPCRPFWATGIDYTGAIELNASRLRGTATYKGYIAIFICLLVTGLTSDHFLWALDRFIRRRGLCRHIYSYNGTNFVGTDKALRNELSRQRDNENTAAARLVDKQIEWHFSPPRLPNFGGLWEANVKTVKHHLTRMAGSSCLTYEEFSTVLIRIEVCLNSRPLRPLTADPEDLSYLTPGHFLNVAPPEWRDDPWILKEVDSGLACPFSETAKWCEVTENLQLNDLVILKDDGTPPA, encoded by the exons ATGTTAGAAGCCAAAACAGACAAGATCAACATCCACATGCTCGTAAAGGAAGACAGCATTCTCAAACGCTATTCAACCTTTAGCCGTCTGATCCGCATAACCGCCTACATTCTCAGGTTTAGTATAAACTCTCGGCACAAGGCTGATCGACTGAATG ATCTTGTCATTAAGGATGCACATCATGCCACGCTTCATGGAGGAGTTCAGCTGACCTTAGCGCAGACACGTTTACGCTTTTGGATTGTAAACGGACGCGTAGCTACCAAAAGGATGATGCGAGGATGCATGCAATGTTTTCGTGCTTGCCCAACAACTGGCAAGCAACTCATGGGGAATTTGCCAACTCATCGAATCAACCCGCCATGTCGTCCCTTTTGGGCTACCGGCATCGACTACACCGGAGCCATTGAACTAAACGCTTCCCGACTGAGAGGAACAGCAACGTATAAGGGTTATATCGCCATATTCATCTGTTTGTTAGTCACCGGGCTCACATCGGATCATTTTCTGTGGGCACTGGATCGGTTCATAAGACGACGCGGACTATGTCGTCACATATATAGCTACAATGGCACCAATTTTGTGGGCACGGACAAAGCACTCCGAAATGAGCTCTCAAGGCAGAGGGACAACGAGAACACGGCCGCAGCAAGATTAGTTGACAAGCAAATTGAATGGCACTTTAGCCCGCCCCGATTGCCGAATTTTGGAGGGCTTTGGGAGGCGAACGTTAAAACAGTCAAACACCATTTGACTAGAATGGCTGGAAGCTCCTGCCTCACTTATGAAGAGTTTTCGACGGTACTCATACGCATAGAAGTATGTCTGAATTCGCGGCCACTGCGCCCCCTTACCGCAGACCCCGAAGATCTAAGCTACCTTACTCcaggacattttttaaatgtcgCACCACCAGAATGGAGAGATGATCCATGGATTCTAAAAGAAGTGGACTCAGGATTGGCTTGCCCATTTTCAGAAACGGCAAAATGGTGTGAAGTCACAGAAAATCTGCAACTCAATGACCTGGTGATTCTGAAGGATGACGGGACTCCGCCTGCTTAA